Proteins found in one Tamandua tetradactyla isolate mTamTet1 chromosome 3, mTamTet1.pri, whole genome shotgun sequence genomic segment:
- the MARCO gene encoding macrophage receptor MARCO isoform X1: MENKEVFKEEEFLVSNKEPANLDQTMFTARETFEINDAKPKKRRGVNCFLALIVIYLMLLTAGAGLLMMKVLSLQDHFRTLEMYFLNGTLAEDNPSFLLQSAHIPSLAGGRWESGRLQVLQAQLMEVHTSQKYLLRWVDNFTRSPELFGVKGEPGSPGSKGDMGVKGDAGVMGPPGAQGSKGDTGKQGTPGLDGIPGIKGDQGQPGEPGLPGPPGVAGAPGSKGDPGTIGSMGPRGPPGSPGSSGAAGLKGSKGDTGLQGQKGTKGESGVPGPAGGKGEKGSLGQGGPKGAPGPAGLKGDRGEKGSSGQQGMKGEKGQKGEVSTSVRIIGSASRGRAEVYYEGVWGTICDDDWEDSDATVFCRMLGYSSGKALFSLGAGTGQIWLDNVACGGSESSLWLCSKNAWGSHNCNHNEDAGVECR; this comes from the exons ATGCAAAGCCCAAGAAGAGGAGAGGAGTGAACTGTTTCTTGGCTTTGATAGTCATCTACCTGATGCTGCTCACCGCGGGTGCCGGGCTGCTGATGATGAAAG TTCTGAGTCTGCAGGATCATTTCCGGACCTTGGAGATGTACTTTCTCAATGGAACGCTGGCTGAGGACAACCCGTCCTTCTTGCTCCAATCAGCCCACATCCCATCCCTggctgggggcaggtgggagAGCGGGAGGCTGCAAGTCCTGCAGGCCCAGCTCATGGAGGTCCACACCAGCCAGAAGTACCTGCTGCGGTGGGTGGACAACTTCACTCGAAGCCCAG AGCTGTTCGGGGTTAAAGGTGAACCAGGCTCTCCAG GAAGCAAGGGTGACATGGGTGTGAAAGGAGATGCGGGGGTCATGGGGCCCCCTGGGGCCCAGGGGAGTAAAGGGGACACTGGGAAGCAAGGCACACCAG GTTTGGATGGAATTCCTGGAATCAAAGGAGATCAGG GACAACCAGGAGAACCGGGTCTTCCAGGCCCTCCAGGTGTGGCAGGAGCTCCAGGTTCCAAGGGTGACCCCGGCACCATAGGCTCCATGGGGCCCAGAG GACCGCCAGGGAGTCCTGGGAGCTCAGGAGCTGCAGGTCTGAAAGGAAGCAAAGGAGATACCG GACTTCAAGGacagaaaggaacaaaaggaGAATCGGGAGTTCCAG GTCCAGCTggtgggaagggagagaaaggaagccTGGGGCAGGGAGGTCCCAAAGGTGCCCCAGGACCCGCTGGCCTAaagggagacagaggagagaaag GATCTTCTGGGCAGCAAGGGATGAAGGGAGAAAAAGGTCAAAAAG GTGAAGTGTCTACGTCTGTGAGGATCATCGGTAGCGCATCTCGAGGCCGGGCTGAGGTTTACTATGAAGGCGTCTGGGGGACCATTTGTGATGATGACTGGGAAGATTCCGATGCCACCGTCTTCTGCCGCATGCTGGGTTATTCCTCAGGAAAGGCCCTTTTCAGTCTGGGAGCCG GCACGGGGCAGATCTGGCTGGATAACGTGGCATGTGGAGGGTCAGAGAGCAGCCTGTGGCTTTGCAGCAAGAATGCCTGGGGCTCACACAACTGCAACCATAATGAGGATGCGGGCGTGGAGTGCAGATGA
- the MARCO gene encoding macrophage receptor MARCO isoform X2: protein MENKEVFKEEEFLVSNKEPANLDQTMFTARETFEINDAKPKKRRGVNCFLALIVIYLMLLTAGAGLLMMKVLSLQDHFRTLEMYFLNGTLAEDNPSFLLQSAHIPSLAGGRWESGRLQVLQAQLMEVHTSQKYLLRWVDNFTRSPELFGVKGEPGSPGLDGIPGIKGDQGQPGEPGLPGPPGVAGAPGSKGDPGTIGSMGPRGPPGSPGSSGAAGLKGSKGDTGLQGQKGTKGESGVPGPAGGKGEKGSLGQGGPKGAPGPAGLKGDRGEKGSSGQQGMKGEKGQKGEVSTSVRIIGSASRGRAEVYYEGVWGTICDDDWEDSDATVFCRMLGYSSGKALFSLGAGTGQIWLDNVACGGSESSLWLCSKNAWGSHNCNHNEDAGVECR from the exons ATGCAAAGCCCAAGAAGAGGAGAGGAGTGAACTGTTTCTTGGCTTTGATAGTCATCTACCTGATGCTGCTCACCGCGGGTGCCGGGCTGCTGATGATGAAAG TTCTGAGTCTGCAGGATCATTTCCGGACCTTGGAGATGTACTTTCTCAATGGAACGCTGGCTGAGGACAACCCGTCCTTCTTGCTCCAATCAGCCCACATCCCATCCCTggctgggggcaggtgggagAGCGGGAGGCTGCAAGTCCTGCAGGCCCAGCTCATGGAGGTCCACACCAGCCAGAAGTACCTGCTGCGGTGGGTGGACAACTTCACTCGAAGCCCAG AGCTGTTCGGGGTTAAAGGTGAACCAGGCTCTCCAG GTTTGGATGGAATTCCTGGAATCAAAGGAGATCAGG GACAACCAGGAGAACCGGGTCTTCCAGGCCCTCCAGGTGTGGCAGGAGCTCCAGGTTCCAAGGGTGACCCCGGCACCATAGGCTCCATGGGGCCCAGAG GACCGCCAGGGAGTCCTGGGAGCTCAGGAGCTGCAGGTCTGAAAGGAAGCAAAGGAGATACCG GACTTCAAGGacagaaaggaacaaaaggaGAATCGGGAGTTCCAG GTCCAGCTggtgggaagggagagaaaggaagccTGGGGCAGGGAGGTCCCAAAGGTGCCCCAGGACCCGCTGGCCTAaagggagacagaggagagaaag GATCTTCTGGGCAGCAAGGGATGAAGGGAGAAAAAGGTCAAAAAG GTGAAGTGTCTACGTCTGTGAGGATCATCGGTAGCGCATCTCGAGGCCGGGCTGAGGTTTACTATGAAGGCGTCTGGGGGACCATTTGTGATGATGACTGGGAAGATTCCGATGCCACCGTCTTCTGCCGCATGCTGGGTTATTCCTCAGGAAAGGCCCTTTTCAGTCTGGGAGCCG GCACGGGGCAGATCTGGCTGGATAACGTGGCATGTGGAGGGTCAGAGAGCAGCCTGTGGCTTTGCAGCAAGAATGCCTGGGGCTCACACAACTGCAACCATAATGAGGATGCGGGCGTGGAGTGCAGATGA